A region from the Triticum aestivum cultivar Chinese Spring chromosome 3D, IWGSC CS RefSeq v2.1, whole genome shotgun sequence genome encodes:
- the LOC123079150 gene encoding disease resistance protein RGA2, translated as MPNVGIKPIMLVVTRPARSAACSTKARRRGEDIPKSWNGPGRLFQAQKTKANASSSFESLIGILHSPLHPAPTLITVTMEMFLPAILSDLLGRSVSFVVQRYLQQGSAEDSVQQLRLALLRVGVTVEEAEGRRITNQAMLRQLDVLREAMYGGHYMLDALTCGRGHAADDDAPAPAPCRLSSVLSRLNPAKRLCFGAADSAVEVRRVVDRLGCMIADMKEFVVFLKGYPRVCRQPYSAHLLLERFMFGRQKEMEQIIGFLLRDGEAEGGAGVLPVVGPARVGKSTLVEHVCHDDRVRSHFSSILLMSGDDLEDDDKLSDPGDHGLIKHHGRASHPHNKASLVIVELAEDEVPDEGRWRRLRSSAFCKGGGSRIIVTSRSEAAQRLGTERALRLKVLSPEAYWHYFKTLAFGGANPEDHPGLVAIAMDICAEEKGSFIGGNIACSLLRANLDARSWRGVLRNMREYTEKHRHLFGKHPHDLLRKNRHVYLWRLARTSKVFVSYGCYQACPAQEDVPRMTLQEVLSGRPAPSGRFEALAWRSQIPPCYSYLMSCSVQTPVVPHALARKKSSRLV; from the coding sequence ATGCCGaatgttggcatcaaaccaattatgctcgtAGTCACCCGACCCGCGCGTTCCGCCGCCTGCAGCACAAAAGccaggaggagaggagaggatatCCCGAAATCCTGGAACGGGCCGGGACGATTATTCCAAGCACAAAAGACCAAAGCAAACGCAAGCTCCAGCTTTGAATCTTTGATCGGAATATTGCACAGTCCACTCCACCCAGCCCCTACCTTGATCACTGTGACCATGGAGATGTTCCTGCCTGCAATCCTGAGCGACCTGCTCGGCAGGTCCGTGTCGTTCGTGGTCCAGAGGTACCTGCAGCAGGGCAGCGCGGAGGACAGCGTCCAGCAGCTGCGCCTCGCGCTGCTGCGCGTCGGCGTCACCGTCGAGGAGGCCGAGGGCCGGCGCATCACCAACCAGGCCATGCTCCGGCAGCTCGACGTGCTCAGAGAGGCCATGTACGGCGGCCACTACATGCTCGACGCCCTCACGTGCGGCCGCGGCCACGCCGCCGACGACGACGCGCCGGCGCCGGCCCCGTGCCGCCTCTCGTCCGTGCTGTCCAGGCTCAACCCCGCCAAGCGCCTCTGCTTCGGTGCCGCGGACAGCGCCGTGGAGGTGCGGCGCGTGGTCGACAGGCTCGGCTGCATGATCGCCGACATGAAGGAGTTCGTCGTCTTCCTCAAGGGCTATCCCCGCGTCTGCCGCCAGCCCTACAGCGCGCACCTGCTCCTCGAGAGGTTCATGTTCGGCCGGCAGAAGGAAATGGAGCAGATCATCGGCTTTCTGCTGCGAGACGGAGAAGCGGAGGGTGGAGCCGGCGTGCTCCCCGTCGTCGGTCCGGCCAGGGTCGGGAAGAGCACTCTCGTCGAGCATGTCTGCCATGACGACAGGGTGCGCAGCCACTTCTCTTCGATCCTCCTCATGAGCGGCGACGACCTCGAGGACGACGACAAGCTGAGCGATCCAGGAGACCACGGCCTGATCAAGCACCACGGCCGTGCCTCGCACCCGCATAATAAAGCCTCGCTCGTGATCGTCGAGCTGGCAGAAGACGAGGTTCCAGACGAGGGGAGGTGGAGGAGGCTCCGCTCCTCGGCATTCTGCAAGGGGGGCGGAAGCAGGATCATAGTGACGAGCAGGTCGGAGGCGGCCCAGAGGCTGGGCACAGAGCGCGCGCTCCGGCTCAAGGTGCTCAGCCCAGAGGCCTACTGGCACTACTTCAAGACGCTGGCCTTCGGCGGCGCGAACCCGGAGGACCACCCGGGGCTGGTGGCCATCGCCATGGACATATGCGCGGAGGAGAAGGGGTCGTTCATCGGCGGCAACATCGCGTGCAGCCTGCTGAGGGCCAACCTGGACGCCCGGTCCTGGCGCGGCGTCCTCCGGAACATGAGGGAGTACACGGAGAAGCACCGGCACCTGTTCGGCAAGCACCCGCACGACCTCCTGCGGAAGAACCGGCACGTCTACCTGTGGAGGCTGGCCCGGACGTCCAAGGTGTTCGTCTCCTACGGCTGCTACCAGGCATGTCCGGCGCAGGAGGACGTCCCCAGGATGACGCTGCAGGAGGTTCTGTCCGGGCGGCCGGCGCCCAGCGGGAGGTTCGAGGCCCTGGCGTGGAGGTCCCAGATACCCCCTTGCTACAGCTACCTCATGAGCTGCTCCGTGCAGACGCCCGTCGTACCTCATGCGCTGGCCAGGAAGAAGAGCTCCCGGCTGGTCTGA
- the LOC123079151 gene encoding probable serine acetyltransferase 1, which yields MTAGQPLRADPQQRRHSPPALHPAVVPSYPPPESGNDESWVWSQIKAEARRDADAEPALASFLYATVLSHPSLERSLSFHLANKLCSSTLLSTLLYDLFVGSLAAHPTIRAAAVADLLAVRSRDPACAGFSHCLLNYKGFLAVQAHRVAHVLWAQNRRALALALQSRVAEVFAVDIHPAAAIGKGVLLDHATGVVIGETAVVGDNVSILHHVTLGGTGKAVGDRHPKIGDGVLIGAGATILGNVLIGAGAKIGAGSVVLIDVPPRSTAVGNPARLIGGKKGDDMPGESMDHTSFIQQWSDYTI from the coding sequence atgacggcggGTCAGCCCCTCCGCGCCGACCCCCAGCAGCGCCGCCACAGCCCGCCGGCCCTCCACCCCGCCGTGGTGCCGTCCTACCCGCCCCCGGAGTCCGGCAACGACGAGTCCTGGGTCTGGTCCCAGATCAAGGCCGAGGCGCGCCGCGACGCCGACGCCGAGCCGGCGCTCGCGTCCTTCCTCTACGCCACCGTGCTCTCCCACCCCTCGCTCGAGCGCTCCCTCTCCTTCCACCTCGCCAACAAGCTCTGctcctccaccctcctctccacgCTCCTCTACGACCTCTTCGTCGGCTCCCTCGCCGCGCACCCCAccatccgcgccgccgccgtcgccgacctcCTCGCCGTGCGCTCCCGGGACCCCGCCTGCGCCGGCTTCTCCCACTGCCTCCTCAACTACAAGGGCTTCCTCGCCGTCCAGGCCCACCGCGTCGCGCACGTCCTCTGGGCGCAGAACCGCCGCGCCCTCGCGCTCGCGCTCCAGTCCCGGGTCGCCGAGGTCTTCGCCGTCGACATCCACCCGGCCGCCGCCATCGGAAAGGGCGTCCTCCTGGACCACGCCACCGGCGTGGTCATCGGCGAGACGGCCGTCGTCGGCGACAACGTCTCCATCCTCCACCACGTCACGCTGGGCGGGACCGGCAAGGCGGTGGGCGACCGGCACCCCAAGATCGGGGACGGCGTTCTGATTGGCGCCGGGGCGACGATCCTGGGCAACGTGTTGATTGGCGCCGGGGCCAAGATCGGTGCCGGGTCGGTGGTGCTCATCGATGTGCCGCCGAGGAGCACCGCGGTGGGGAACCCCGCGAGGCTGATCGGCGGGAAGAAGGGGGACGACATGCCTGGGGAGTCCATGGACCATACCTCCTTCATACAGCAGTGGTCAGACTACACCATTTGA
- the LOC123079148 gene encoding disease resistance protein RGA2, whose amino-acid sequence MTQPGPQVGLSLFSSLVDSSIPPAILQGPSKMEPLLSAIVGDLVSRALSMVTQRYLQSKGAEEEKLQRLRAVLLRIDATVEEAEGRHITNQAMLQQLQMLRRGMYRGYYTLDTFRYRAHRDEAYGEASTRRSLALSRFSPSSSRRTFFSVCDAPSRDLVLDAGSCSNLDKMLSSLERMIGDMQEFVMFLASYPRISRQPYSAYLFHDQVMFGRQMEKETILSFLLCREAARNGSLGVLPIIGPARVGKSTLVEHVCHDERVRRRFSLIVFFSGNDLNGGNLATLKGSGVIKHQNLASSPRGDSLAVIELAGDMDEETWRGLYTSAANHLTPGSKIILTSRSEKIASLGTAQSLVLKFLSQEAYWYFFKTAAFGSTDPGEHPNLAALGMEIVVHMNRSFVAANTVASLLRTNLDTRFWRRVLRCLRDFASKHLSMFGEHPTNLLQKDQPVYMWTMAKTSNVVVMRDIYHEPSPQISEVPRITAQDVLSGRVTSEGAFQAVAWRSRIPPCYTYLVSFVVSRTDEHVVLGKKRSRQERI is encoded by the coding sequence ATGACTCAACCCGGACCACAAGTTggcctttccctcttctcttctttGGTGGATTCATCTATCCCACCAGCAATATTGCAGGGGCCTTCCAAAATGGAGCCGCTTCTCTCTGCAATCGTGGGTGATCTTGTCAGCAGAGCCCTGTCCATGGTAACCCAGAGATACCTGCAGTCCAAGGGAGCAGAGGAGGAGAAGCTCCAGAGGCTACGGGCAGTGCTGCTAAGGATCGATGCCACCGTCGAGGAGGCCGAGGGGAGGCACATCACCAACCAGGCAATGCTCCAGCAGCTCCAGATGTTGAGACGAGGTATGTACAGAGGCTACTACACGCTCGACACCTTCAGATACCGAGCGCACAGGGACGAGGCCTATGGCGAGGCGAGCACTCGCCGTTCGCTTGCCCTGTCCAGATTCAGCCCTTCCAGTTCCAGACGTACCTTCTTCTCCGTGTGCGATGCTCCGAGCAGGGACCTGGTGCTTGATGCCGGGAGCTGCAGCAATCTCGACAAGATGCTCAGCAGCCTTGAGAGAATGATTGGTGACATGCAGGAGTTCGTGATGTTCTTGGCCAGCTATCCTCGAATCTCCCGGCAACCTTACAGCGCGTACTTGTTTCATGATCAGGTTATGTTTGGCCGGCAGATGGAAAAGGAGACAATTTTGAGCTTTCTGCTTTGTAGGGAGGCTGCAAGGAATGGAAGTCTGGGTGTGCTGCCGATAATTGGTCCAGCGAGAGTCGGAAAGAGTACACTTGTTGAGCATGTCTGCCACGACGAGAGGGTGCGCAGGCGCTTCTCGTTGATCGTCTTCTTCAGCGGGAATGATCTCAATGGTGGAAACTTGGCTACTCTAAAAGGTAGCGGTGTGATCAAGCATCAGAATCTTGCTTCCAGCCCGCGTGGAGACTCACTGGCTGTGATTGAGCTAGCAGGGGACATGGACGAGGAAACATGGAGGGGGTTGTACACCTCGGCTGCAAACCACCTGACGCCAGGCAGTAAAATCATACTGACCAGCCGTTCAGAGAAGATAGCATCATTAGGAACGGCACAGTCTCTTGTGCTGAAATTTTTGTCCCAAGAAGCTTACTGGTATTTCTTCAAGACGGCTGCATTCGGAAGCACAGACCCTGGTGAGCATCCTAACCTGGCAGCCCTCGGCATGGAGATCGTCGTCCACATGAACAGATCATTCGTGGCAGCGAACACCGTTGCCAGCTTACTGAGAACCAATCTTGACACACGGTTTTGGCGCAGAGTGCTGAGATGCTTGAGAGATTTCGCAAGCAAGCACCTCAGCATGTTTGGCGAGCACCCGACCAATCTCCTGCAGAAGGACCAGCCTGTGTACATGTGGACAATGGCCAAGACAAGCAATGTCGTCGTAATGCGTGATATTTATCATGAGCCCTCTCCCCAGATCAGTGAGGTTCCCAGGATAACGGCACAGGATGTTTTGTCCGGGCGAGTTACATCTGAAGGGGCATTCCAAGCAGTGGCATGGAGGTCCAGGATACCTCCATGCTACACCTACTTGGTGAGCTTCGTCGTGTCACGGACAGACGAGCACGTGGTGCTCGGTAAGAAGCGGTCTAGGCAGGAGAGAATTTGA
- the LOC123079149 gene encoding uncharacterized protein produces the protein MPGSAISGGAARAAAVAWWLQRHQRLPPPADLLPRSLLDRAVELASKTAAAAAPDLDPDLPCSLGSSSLPDLCDGLVGN, from the coding sequence ATGCCGGGGAGCGCCATCAGCGGAGGCGCGGCAAGGGCGGCCGCGGTCGCGTGGTGGCTGCAGCGCCACCAGCGACTGCCTCCGCCGGCGGACCTCCTGCCACGCAGCCTCCTTGACCGCGCGGTGGAGCTCGCGAgcaagaccgccgccgccgccgccccggatctGGACCCGGACCTGCCCTGCTCCCTCGGCTCGTCCTCCCTTCCCGACCTCTGCGACGGCTTGGTTGGTAATTAG